The Vulcanimicrobium alpinum sequence GCGATCGCGACCCGATCGTTCGGGCTCGCGCCGCCACCGCGCTCTCGGGCTGGAAGGACGCGACCGAACACGCCCGCATCTCCGGCGCCCTGCAGCAGGCGTTCGCACGCGAACGGAGTCGCATGGTCCGGTGGCACGAGGCGTGGACGCTCCGGCGCGCGTTCGCGACCGACGTCGCGGCAGCGCTGCTGCGCACCGGGTTGACCGATCGCGACGAGCTCGTCCGCATTCAATTCGCCGATCTTCTCGCGCGGCGCAAAGTGCAAGGCGAAGCGCCGCTGCTCGAACCGCTGCTGCACGATCCGTCGTGGCGCGTGCGCGAGCAGGCGGCCGAGAGCGTGCGCGTCCTCGCAGGTGGCGCGCGGACCGAGCATCTCGCCGCGATCCCCGAGAGCATCGCCACGCCGTCGCCCGCGCCGGAGAACGCGGAGGCGCCGCTGCCGCGCCCGGCCGGGCTCGGCCCGCCGCGCAAACCCGTCGCCGCCGATGCGCTCGTCGATCTCCCGCTTCGTCCGACGACCAGCGCCGCGATGGACGGACCGCTTCCCGGCCCGCATCCGCGCGTGCGCATCGGCACGACCAAAGGTCCGATCGTCGTGCGCCTGTATCCCGAGTGGGCGCCGCTCACCGTCGCGAACTTCCTGGGCCTCGTCGATCGCGGCTATTACGACAACCTGCGCTGGTTCCGGGTCGTCCCCGACTTCGTCGCGCAGACCGGCGATCCGCACGACAACGGCGAGGGCGACGCGGGCTACACGATTCCGGCCGAGGAGAACCCGCTCGAACAACGCTCGGGCGTCATCTCGATGGGCTTGAATTATACGGAGGGCGCGAATCCCGGGCCGATCCGCGACTCGGCCGGGACGCAGTTCTACATCACGATCTCGCCGCAGCTCCACCTCGATCGCGACTTCACGGTCTTCGGCGAGGTGGAGAGCGGCTTCGCGACGCTCGGAAGGCTCGCCGAATCGGATCGGATGACGCGCGTGGAGCAGCTTTCCGATCGCTGACGGCGGGTCAGCGCGCGACGATCGAGCGCAGCGCGAACAGTGCGTTCTCCGGGCGTTCGGTGATGCGGCGATAGAAATATCCCGCCCAGTGCGTGCCGTAGGGAACGTACACGCGCAGGCGATAGCCGTCGGCGACGAGCCGGAGCTGCACGTCCGGGCGCACGCCGTAGAGCATCTGAAACTCGAAGCGGTCGCGGCCTATGCCGCGGTCGCGCGCGAACCTCTCGACCGCGGCGATGATCCGCTCGTCGTGCGTCGCGATCGCCGGATAGACGCCGCGTTCGAGCAGCGCCTCGGCGGAGCGGAGACACTCGCGGCGGATCGTCGGCATCGCCTTGTATGCGACGTCCGGGG is a genomic window containing:
- a CDS encoding peptidylprolyl isomerase produces the protein MKNRVLFFAGLVVCTACTILAPVGAARNEQPGYRRLIELESTRAFSDELAALLASGDVRQAGRAALALGRTEDVRAAGPLHNATAAQDVSLRALAMYGYGLLAAKTAIATETLRRGLADRAGVVRVAAVDAAWRAQAAGRSPGASALSAELLAAAAGDRDPIVRARAATALSGWKDATEHARISGALQQAFARERSRMVRWHEAWTLRRAFATDVAAALLRTGLTDRDELVRIQFADLLARRKVQGEAPLLEPLLHDPSWRVREQAAESVRVLAGGARTEHLAAIPESIATPSPAPENAEAPLPRPAGLGPPRKPVAADALVDLPLRPTTSAAMDGPLPGPHPRVRIGTTKGPIVVRLYPEWAPLTVANFLGLVDRGYYDNLRWFRVVPDFVAQTGDPHDNGEGDAGYTIPAEENPLEQRSGVISMGLNYTEGANPGPIRDSAGTQFYITISPQLHLDRDFTVFGEVESGFATLGRLAESDRMTRVEQLSDR